The sequence TAACGATCCCTCTCGTAACCCTAACCGTCGGGATATGGAATAGGCTCTTTAGAAACCGGATGTAGGCTTGGGGTGTAGTGTTTTTACTCAAGGAAAGAATTCCTATTCCCCTTTCCCCGTCCCTCAGACCCAAATTGCTGAGGATGCCTAGAATCCTGCAATTGGGCTGCTTGCTATGTTCGCCTAAAGATTATGCCTTACCCGGTTTTACCGCCCCCTCCCCCTCCTATTATCCAACCTCAATCACAACGGGAATCTGTTCCCTTTGTCCAGGTTGATAACGCTTATTTCTCAGCACCTACAGCGCCAGAGTTCAGTTCTACAGTCCAATTGCGCCAACCCCTAGAGGTTGGAGTGAGTCACAATAACGTCAAACCTGAGAGTTCTCAGACCCTTCGTATTCAGGTTCCTGTTTCAAACGAAAGCTTAACTGAGACAACTGAAGTATCTCAGGACATTGTGCCAACACCTGCGCCATCGCTTCCTTTGCCAAGCGAGGCACTACCGTTACCGACTCAAGTGCCGCCACAAGCCCCGACTACGCCCGACGAGACTGTACCCACTCCTACTCAGCTAGATGAAACTTTGCCTAGTAGAGTTCTACCAGAGGGTGTTTTACCGAGCGAAGTTCTACCAGATGAAGCTTTGCCAGATGACGCATTACCAGAAAATGTATCACCCGATCGCGTGATACCCAATAACATTGAGCAGCAGCTTCCTTCAGAAATTCCCCGATCGCCCTTACCCAGTAATACGCCAGCAACTCCAGTTCCCAGGCTACCGCTTCCTATTCAGCCTGTGCCAGGGGCAGAAAACGTGATTGAGCTTAATGCCGATCGCCAAATTTATGACGAGCGTGACCAGGTTTACCGCGCTCAAGGTAATGCAGTGCTGCGTTTTCGGGGAGCAATACTCAGTGCCGATCGCATTCAGGTCAACGTGCCTAACCGCATTGTGGTAGCAGAAGGGAATGCAGTCCTAACTCGCGGACAGCAGGTGATTAAGGGCGATCGCCTGGAATATAACTTGGTACAGGGCGAAGGCACATTCCTGGGAGCAAGCGGCGAGTTAGATTTGGGGGCGGCTGAATCGGATTTTTCTTCAGCCCTGCCAACCGATGATGCAGCCCAACGAGTTGCGACCCAAACGACGGGCAATCGCGTGACGGCGGCACAGCCCGTACAGGTCACGGGTGCGAATCCAGGCATCATGTTTGGGTTAACAGCGGGTAACAATCGCAACAATACTCCGACAGGAACAACGGGTGAAGTACGACGACTGCGCTTTGAAGCAGAACAAATTGACTTTACGGCTGAAGGTTGGCAAGCCACTAATGTCCGCATTACTAACGATCCCTTTTCGCCGCCAGAGCTAGAGTTGCGATCGAGCCGTGTGACTTTTACTCGCCTATCGCCGACCCGCAGCGAAATTCGGGCGCGTCGTCCGGTTGCAGTGTTTGATCAAGGGCTAAGGCTACCTTTGCTACGCGATCGCATTGTATTAGACAGCAGCGAGCGCGAACCTGGCTTATTGCAATTTGGCTTTGATCAAGACGATCGCGGCGGTTTTTTTATTGAGCGCACCTTTCAGGTGATCGCCAGCCCTCTGGTCAATTTCAGCATCACGCCGCAAGCATTATTACAACGCAGTTACGACCAGGGCAATTTTTTTGAGCCATCCTCTTTTGGCTTAACCTCTCGCCTCAATGCCACCTTAGGTCGCAATACCTCAATTGTGGGAAACGCAGTTTTTACCAGCCTGGATCTTGATGATATAGAGAATTCTTTACGGGCAAGCTTACGGGCACGCCAAAGAATTGGGGATCATACCC is a genomic window of Timaviella obliquedivisa GSE-PSE-MK23-08B containing:
- a CDS encoding DUF3769 domain-containing protein gives rise to the protein MPYPVLPPPPPPIIQPQSQRESVPFVQVDNAYFSAPTAPEFSSTVQLRQPLEVGVSHNNVKPESSQTLRIQVPVSNESLTETTEVSQDIVPTPAPSLPLPSEALPLPTQVPPQAPTTPDETVPTPTQLDETLPSRVLPEGVLPSEVLPDEALPDDALPENVSPDRVIPNNIEQQLPSEIPRSPLPSNTPATPVPRLPLPIQPVPGAENVIELNADRQIYDERDQVYRAQGNAVLRFRGAILSADRIQVNVPNRIVVAEGNAVLTRGQQVIKGDRLEYNLVQGEGTFLGASGELDLGAAESDFSSALPTDDAAQRVATQTTGNRVTAAQPVQVTGANPGIMFGLTAGNNRNNTPTGTTGEVRRLRFEAEQIDFTAEGWQATNVRITNDPFSPPELELRSSRVTFTRLSPTRSEIRARRPVAVFDQGLRLPLLRDRIVLDSSEREPGLLQFGFDQDDRGGFFIERTFQVIASPLVNFSITPQALLQRSYDQGNFFEPSSFGLTSRLNATLGRNTSIVGNAVFTSLDLDDIENSLRASLRARQRIGDHTLALEYTYRDRLFNGSLGFQNVQSSVGFVITSPIYTLGNTGINLSYQGGVQYINANTDRPELLAISRENDRADLTRYQASASLNRPFTLWQGTALPSTPTEGLRYSPVPITPYLAIAPGITGVFSGYSNNETQSSLTGSIGLYGQFGHFSKPIFDYTAFNISYSNRLLSGESPFLFDRIVDERVLSAGITQQIYGPFRVGIQTALNLDTGRQIDTTYSLEYKRRAYSLSFSFSPVREAAAVSLQISDFNWTGDPGRFSGLGADTVDGGVRTRN